TATTATCAAGAGAAAAGCCGAATTGGGATTCATTGGTTGACAATTTGCCCCTATCCTTGCTTCCCTTACGAGGAAAACATCATTCACGGCACTTCCGCAAAGACAACCAGCCTCTCAGCCCGATACATCTATATCCTCTTCCCAGTCCTTATAGCCAGGACTGCAGTCCCAATAGGCTATGACTGCACTCCTGACCTGTTAAAATCGCAGTCCTGGCTATAAGGACTGGAAAGAGCAGCTAATCCCGTCGGGGAAAGCAGCCTTTTGCGTTTCTCAATCATCCTGCTTCCAGATAAAAACAAGCGCTTTTCCTATACCATCTGAAGCCTGCGGTATTCATTGGGCGTATAGCCTACATTCTTCTTGAATACCCGGTTGAAGTGTTGCGAATACTGGAAACCTAAGTCGTATGCTATCTGGCTGATGGTCTTGTCGGTACCGGCAATCATCTCCTTAGCGGTATCAATCAGTTTGTTCTGGATATATTCTTGGGCGGTCTTGCCCGTCTCCTTCTTAATCAAATCCCCGAAATAATTGGGTGAGAGAAAGACCCGGTCGGCAAAATACTTTACGGTAGGAAGCCCCTCGGTCTGAGGTTTATCTCCTTGAAAATAGGCGTCAAGCAAGGTTTCGAACTTGCTCAGCACATCCCGGTTGGCTACAGTACGGGTATCAAACTGGCGTTCATAAAAACGCATGCAATAATCCAACAATAACTGAATATTCCTCGCTATCAGGCGTTTGCTAAGCCGGTCTATCGAATGGACCAGCTCCAGCCTGATTTTCGCCAGGCAATCGGAGAAGATGCTTTTCTCTTCGTCGGAAAGATGAAGGGCTTCGTTCGACTTGTACGAGAAGAAAGAATACGATTTGATTTCCGCTCCCAGCGAAGTGCCTTTTATCAGGTCGGGATGAAACAAAAGCCCTTGTGCCATCGGCTTTACGCCCGGAGCCAGTTCCGTTTCCACTACCTGCCCGGGCGCGAAGCTGACTACGGTACCTTCCTGATAATCATACGTCTGTTTCCCATAGCGGATGTCTCCGCACCGGGTATCTTTCAGGAAAAGGGCGTAAACCTCATAATTGAAGGTAAAATGAGTGGGAAACCGGGTTGCTTCCGACAAGTCAATCACGCTCACCAACGGGTGCAACGTTTCCAGCCCGAAGAGTTGGTTATACTTGTCTATTGAATCCAATTTGATGATTTCGTCCATAAGGCTAAGCGTTTTTGAAATTTAAGGCAAATGTATACAATTATTTTATACGTAGTACGCACGAAGCCTCCTTATTTATAAAACGCTAAGCCCGGCACCTCCGCATTCAATGCCTTTAAGCGGATTTTCCCGATTTTGTTCGGTTATTCCAAGTAATTGTGTAACTTTGCACATTGATTCATCAGAAAATACATTTTTAATCCAAACAAGCGTATGATTCTATTTTTCAGAACACCTAATCAAAGTGTGATTGCTACCCAATGCAACAAGGAAATGAATGCAGACGACATCAAGAAACTGAGTTGGCTGTACGGAGACGCAACGGTAGAAAAAGAAGAGAATTTACAAGGTTGGTTCATCGGTCCACGCCGGGAAATGATTACGCCGTGGAGTACGAACGCGGTAGAAATTACCCAGAACATGGGACTTACAGGCATCCGCCGTATCGAAGAATACTTTTCCGTAAAAGACGAAAACGCGGAACACGACCCGATGCTGCAACGCATGTACCATGGGCTAAACCAACAGATATTTGACGTAGACATCAAGCCCCAGCCCATTATTTACATTGATGACCTGGAAGCTTACAACGAGCAGGAAGGACTGGCCCTCTCGCGCGAGGAGATGGACTACCTGAAGAAAGTGGAACAAGACCTGGGACGCAAGCTGACCGACTCGGAAGTGTTCGGTTTCGCCCAAATCAATTCGGAACATTGCCGCCATAAAATATTCGGAGGCACATTCATCATCGACGGAAAGGAAATGGAATCATCCTTGTTCCAGATGATTAAGAAGACTACCAAAGAGAACCCGAACAAGATTATCTCGGCATACAAAGACAATGTAGCCTTTGCCGAAGGTCCCGTAGTAGAGCAATTCGCTCCGAAAGACCACTCTACATCCGATTATTTCATCATCAAAGATATAAAGACCGTCATCTCCCTGAAGGCGGAAACGCATAACTTCCCCACAACGGTAGAGCCGTTCAACGGCGCTTCCACTGGTACCGGAGGTGAAATCCGCGACCGTATGGGCGGAGGAAAAGGCTCGTGGCCCATTGCAGGTACAGCGGTTTATATGACTTCTTATCCCCGTACCGATGAGGGACGCGAATGGGAAAGCATCCTGCCCGTACGCAAATGGTTGTACCAGACTCCCGAACAAATCCTGATTAAGGCTTCGAACGGTGCTTCCGACTTCGGAAACAAATTCGGGCAACCCCTGATCTGCGGTTCGGTATTGACCTTCGAGCATCAGGAAAACAATGAGAAATATGCATACGACAAGGTGATTATGCTTGCCGGAGGTGTGGGCTACGGAACAAAACGCGATTGCCTGAAAGGAACGCCCGAAGCAGGAGATGAAATCGTAGTATTAGGAGGTGACAACTATCGCATCGGACTGGGAGGCGGTTCGGTATCGTCGGTAGAAACCGGCCGTTATTCATCAGGCATCGAGCTGAATGCCGTACAGCGTGCCAACGCCGAGATGCAGAAACGCGCATACAATGTAGTGCGCGCCCTCTGCGAAGAAGATACCAACCCGATTGTTTCCATCCACGACCACGGTTCGGCAGGTCACGTAAACTGCTTGTCGGAATTGGTTGAGGATTGCGGCGGATTGATTCACATGGACAAGCTGCCTATCGGAGACGAAACACTTTCGGCAAAAGAAATCATTGCCAACGAATCGCAAGAGCGTATGGGCTTGCTTATCGAAGAGGAATCGCTGGAACATGTACAGAAGATTGCCGAACGCGAACGTGCCCCGATGTATGTGGTAGGCGAAACTACCGGCGACCATCGTTTTGCCTTCGAGCAAGCCGACGGTGTACGCCCGTTCGACCTGGCGGTAGACCAGATGTTCGGTTCTTCTCCTAAGACTTATATGGTAGACAAGACCGTAGAACGCCACTATGAAAACGTGACCTACGATGTAACCAAACTGAACGAATACGTGCGCCGTGTGCTCCAACTGGAAGCCGTAGCCTGCAAGGACTGGCTGACCAACAAAGTAGACCGCTCGGTTACAGGTAAAATCGCGCGCCAGCAATGTCAGGGCGAACTTCAGTTGCCTTTGAGCGATTGCGGTGTGGTTGCGCTCGACTATCGGGGTGAGAAAGGTATTGCCACAGCTCTCGGACATGCTCCGCAAGCAGGTCTTGCCAATCCGGCATACGGTTCGGTACTGTCTGTAGCCGAAGCCCTGACCAACATCGTGTGGGCACCTTTGGCAGACGGCATGGACAGCCTCTCGCTTTCGGCTAACTGGATGTGGCCCTGCCGCTCGCAAGAAGGTGAAGACGCACGTCTCTACACGGCGGTGAAAGCATTGTCCGACTTCTGCTGTGCCTTGCAAATCAATGTGCCTACAGGCAAAGACTCGCTTTCGATGACGCAAAAATACCCGAACGGAGAAAAGATTATCAGCCCGGGAACAGTTATCGTATCTGCAGGAGGCGAAGTATCGGATATCAAGAAAGTTGTTTCTCCGGTAATGGTAAACAATCCGAAATCGACCTTCTACCACATCGATTTCAGCTTCGACCAGCTCCGCTTGGGAGGTTCGGCATTTGCCCAATCCTTGAATAAAGTGGGCGATGACGTTCCAACCGTACAGAACCCTGACTATTTCCGCGATGCATTCCTTGCCATTCAGAAACTGGTGAACAAAGGACTGATTTTAGCAGGACACGACATTTCGGCTGGAGGTCTTATCACCACCTTACTCGAAATGTGCTTCGCCAATACCGAAGGCGGTATGGAAATCAACCTCGATAAATTCAAGCACGAAGACATCGTGAAGATTCTCTTCGCTGAAAATCCGGGCGTTGTCATCCAGGTAGCCGACAAGCACAAACACGAAGTCAAGAAAATCCTGGAAGATGCAGGCGTAGGATTTGTCAAGCTGGGTACACCTGCCGACGAACGCCATATACTTGTCACGCTTCACGAAGCTACTTACCAGTTCGGCATCGACTACTTGCGTGATGTATGGTACTCTACTTCCTACCTCCTCGACCGCAAGCAGAGCATGAACGGATGCGCCAAGAAACGTTTCGAGAACTACAAGATGCAACCGCTCGAAACCGTATTCGACAAGTCATTTACAGGCAAATTGTCACAATTCGGCTTGAACCCCGACCGGCGCACACCAAGCGGCATCAAGGCGGCAATCATCCGTGAAAAAGGGACCAACGGTGAACGCGAAATGGCATATATGCTCTACTTGGCAGGCTTCGATGTAAAAGACGTAACGATGACCGACCTTGTAAGCGGACGCGAAACACTGGAAGACATCCATTTCATCGTGTTCTGCGGAGGGTTCTCCAATTCCGACGTATTAGGCTCAGCAAAAGGATGGGCTGGAACCTTCCTCTTCAACCCGAAAGCCAAGGCGGCACTTGATAACTTCTATGCACGCAAGGATACCCTTTCGTTAGGCGTATGCAACGGATGCCAGCTGATGATGGAATTAGGGCTGATTACTCCTGAAGACAAGAAACAGGGCAAGATGTTGCACAACGACTCGCACAAGTTCGAATCGGCATTCTTGGGCGTAACCGTACCGATGAACCGAAGCGTGATGTTCGGCTCGTTGAGCGGCTCAAAATTAGGCATCTGGGTAGCCCATGGAGAAGGAAAATTCTCGTTGCCTTATCCTGAAGACCATTACAACGTGGTATTGAAATATTCATACGATGAATATCCGGGCAATCCGAACGGTTCAGACTATAGCGTAGCAGGTATCGCCAGTCAGGACGGACGCCATCTGGCTATGATGCCGCACTTGGAACGTGCCTGCTTCCCCTGGAACAATGCCTACTATCCTGCCGACCGCATTCACGAAGACCAAATCACACCGTGGATGGAAGCCTTCGTCAATGCGCGTAAGTGGGTAGAAGTACATAAGTAAATACCTTTAATATATAAGGAAACACAGATTAACGCGGATTAACGCAGATTATCGAATGAATATCTGCGAAAATCTGCGTTAATCCGCGTTAAAAACAAAACTCATAAACCTTTCCGTTATGCTGAACAAGTTCTTTATTCTAATAGGAATGATACTGATGTCATTATTCCCTATAAACGCCCAAATATTCAAATACATCGGCATGGATAACGGACTCAGCAGCAGAAGGGTACTTTCTATCGAACAAGGAAAACAATATTATATCTGGATACTTACCCACAAAGGGGCAGACCGTTACGACGGAAAACGATTCACCCATTATAACCTTTGCCGCGAAGGGAAAGCGCTAAATTTCTATCCCAACCTGAACATCCTTCACACAAGCCAAGACAAGACGGTTTATGAAATAGGGAAAGACGGATTTCTATTCCGGTACGATGAACGGAAAGATTCGTTCCTGCTCATGTTTGATTTAAAGCAACGTTATCCAGAATTCAAGAAACGTCCTGTTTCTGCCATTTACATGGACAATACAGACCGTATATGGTTCTGCATAGACCAACAGATTGTCTTGTATGACGTTCATAAGAAACACAGTTATAAATCAAAGCATCCTTTCAATGGGAAAATCACTTGCATCACACAAGTCAATGATACAGAATTTTATCTTACCACCGAAAGGCAAGTCGGTAAAATCCATCTCAAGGAAAACCAAATACAAGACACTGAACTGATCAATCTTCCTTCCCTTCAGCTAATAGACTATATTTATTATCACCGCCCTTCAAGCAAGTTAATCATCAACAGCCTGCTTGACAAACTCTTTATCTATAACCCGCAAAACGGGAAACTTACCTCAATGGGCGAATCAATGAAAGACATCGGAATCAACAAGATTATCCCCGACCGCCTACACCCAGACATACTCTACATAGCGACTGATGGGAAAGGCGTGTACAGACTGGATGTAAGTCATGAACATCTTGCTCCTTTCCTGTGCGAGGACCCTCATACCCCCAACAAAATGAACGGGAACATCATTAAAGATATTTACCAAGACCTATCGGGAAGACTTTGGAATGTTGTCTATCCTACCGGACTTACCGTCTACTCGGAACAATACCCAAGCTATAAGTGGGTTAAACACTCGCCTAACAATCCCCGCTCGCTTGCAAACAATTGTATAAATGCCATCTTAGAGGATGCGGATGGCGACATTTGGTATGCCACCAGCAATGGAATAAGCTGCTACAAAAAAGACACACGCCAATGGATGAACTTCCTCACCGATGAAGCCCAAACAGACGATGAAAGCGAAAATCGCATATTCACCTCTTTGTGCGAAGTAAAACCAGGGCTTGTCCTCGCCGGAGGCTATATGTCGGGCATCTACATGATTGACAAACATACACAAGCAACCACTTTCTACCAACAACATAGCGTCACTCCTGATGAAGGACCCGACAAATATATCCGATGCATCTACCGTGATACGGACGGCTTTGTATGGACTGGAGGTT
The Phocaeicola salanitronis DSM 18170 genome window above contains:
- the purL gene encoding phosphoribosylformylglycinamidine synthase, translating into MILFFRTPNQSVIATQCNKEMNADDIKKLSWLYGDATVEKEENLQGWFIGPRREMITPWSTNAVEITQNMGLTGIRRIEEYFSVKDENAEHDPMLQRMYHGLNQQIFDVDIKPQPIIYIDDLEAYNEQEGLALSREEMDYLKKVEQDLGRKLTDSEVFGFAQINSEHCRHKIFGGTFIIDGKEMESSLFQMIKKTTKENPNKIISAYKDNVAFAEGPVVEQFAPKDHSTSDYFIIKDIKTVISLKAETHNFPTTVEPFNGASTGTGGEIRDRMGGGKGSWPIAGTAVYMTSYPRTDEGREWESILPVRKWLYQTPEQILIKASNGASDFGNKFGQPLICGSVLTFEHQENNEKYAYDKVIMLAGGVGYGTKRDCLKGTPEAGDEIVVLGGDNYRIGLGGGSVSSVETGRYSSGIELNAVQRANAEMQKRAYNVVRALCEEDTNPIVSIHDHGSAGHVNCLSELVEDCGGLIHMDKLPIGDETLSAKEIIANESQERMGLLIEEESLEHVQKIAERERAPMYVVGETTGDHRFAFEQADGVRPFDLAVDQMFGSSPKTYMVDKTVERHYENVTYDVTKLNEYVRRVLQLEAVACKDWLTNKVDRSVTGKIARQQCQGELQLPLSDCGVVALDYRGEKGIATALGHAPQAGLANPAYGSVLSVAEALTNIVWAPLADGMDSLSLSANWMWPCRSQEGEDARLYTAVKALSDFCCALQINVPTGKDSLSMTQKYPNGEKIISPGTVIVSAGGEVSDIKKVVSPVMVNNPKSTFYHIDFSFDQLRLGGSAFAQSLNKVGDDVPTVQNPDYFRDAFLAIQKLVNKGLILAGHDISAGGLITTLLEMCFANTEGGMEINLDKFKHEDIVKILFAENPGVVIQVADKHKHEVKKILEDAGVGFVKLGTPADERHILVTLHEATYQFGIDYLRDVWYSTSYLLDRKQSMNGCAKKRFENYKMQPLETVFDKSFTGKLSQFGLNPDRRTPSGIKAAIIREKGTNGEREMAYMLYLAGFDVKDVTMTDLVSGRETLEDIHFIVFCGGFSNSDVLGSAKGWAGTFLFNPKAKAALDNFYARKDTLSLGVCNGCQLMMELGLITPEDKKQGKMLHNDSHKFESAFLGVTVPMNRSVMFGSLSGSKLGIWVAHGEGKFSLPYPEDHYNVVLKYSYDEYPGNPNGSDYSVAGIASQDGRHLAMMPHLERACFPWNNAYYPADRIHEDQITPWMEAFVNARKWVEVHK
- a CDS encoding helix-turn-helix domain-containing protein; amino-acid sequence: MDEIIKLDSIDKYNQLFGLETLHPLVSVIDLSEATRFPTHFTFNYEVYALFLKDTRCGDIRYGKQTYDYQEGTVVSFAPGQVVETELAPGVKPMAQGLLFHPDLIKGTSLGAEIKSYSFFSYKSNEALHLSDEEKSIFSDCLAKIRLELVHSIDRLSKRLIARNIQLLLDYCMRFYERQFDTRTVANRDVLSKFETLLDAYFQGDKPQTEGLPTVKYFADRVFLSPNYFGDLIKKETGKTAQEYIQNKLIDTAKEMIAGTDKTISQIAYDLGFQYSQHFNRVFKKNVGYTPNEYRRLQMV